Proteins encoded together in one Pseudomonas sp. TCU-HL1 window:
- a CDS encoding acyl-CoA dehydrogenase family protein, translating into MLKISALPNVSDMLNLLVQLRCVLDQATTALARGCAKGAGLDADLLDAQQVATFELAWASAELLAAQRSLEALEGGASEVDQHLVRVFALEAVSQVRNRLEGVLAELDMDDTALQALAADPRLRAWRRTLLSGEALQYTAGMLAERPEEIGRVDMSGDLSLIQDQFRRFAADVVAPLAEQIHRHDLIVPDQLLSAMRDMGVFGLSIPEQYGGSAVEGQDETLTMIVVTEALSEASLAAAGSLITRPEILSRALLAGGTEQQKQHWLPRLAEGDPLCAIAITEPDYGSDVAGLTLRGTRCEGGWLLNGAKTWCTFAGKAGVLMVVTRTDPDRSLGHRGLSLLLAEKPSYDGHEFDYHQPGGGRLSGRAIPTIGYRGMHSFDLSFENFFVPDANVIGEQQGLGKGFYYTMSGMTGGRMQTAGRASGVMRAALLAAIRYAGERKVFGAPLANYPLSAAKLVKMAARYAASRYLAYSVGRRLAQGGASMEASLVKLFACRSAELVTREALQIHGGMGYAEEVAVSRYFVDARVLSIFEGAEETLALKVIGRSLLEAALGADAA; encoded by the coding sequence ATGTTGAAGATTTCCGCGTTGCCCAATGTGTCGGACATGCTGAATCTGCTGGTGCAGTTGCGCTGCGTGTTGGATCAGGCCACTACCGCGCTAGCACGAGGCTGCGCAAAGGGCGCAGGTCTGGACGCCGATCTGCTCGACGCGCAGCAGGTAGCCACTTTCGAGCTGGCCTGGGCCAGCGCTGAACTGCTGGCAGCTCAGCGTTCATTGGAGGCACTGGAAGGAGGGGCTAGCGAGGTCGACCAGCATCTGGTCAGGGTATTTGCCTTGGAAGCGGTTTCCCAAGTGCGCAACCGCTTGGAGGGTGTACTGGCCGAGCTGGACATGGACGATACGGCGTTACAGGCGCTTGCCGCAGATCCGCGACTGCGCGCCTGGCGTCGCACGCTGCTGTCAGGAGAAGCGCTGCAGTACACCGCTGGCATGCTGGCTGAGCGCCCCGAGGAAATCGGACGGGTCGATATGAGCGGCGATCTGTCGCTCATCCAGGACCAGTTCCGCCGCTTCGCCGCTGATGTCGTGGCGCCCCTGGCCGAGCAGATCCATCGCCATGACCTGATCGTGCCTGACCAACTGCTAAGTGCAATGCGCGACATGGGTGTATTCGGCCTGTCGATTCCCGAGCAATACGGCGGCAGCGCGGTGGAGGGCCAGGATGAAACCCTTACCATGATCGTGGTCACCGAGGCATTGTCCGAAGCCTCGCTGGCGGCTGCCGGCAGCCTGATCACTCGCCCGGAAATCCTTTCGCGCGCGCTGCTCGCCGGCGGCACCGAGCAACAGAAGCAGCATTGGCTGCCGCGCCTCGCGGAGGGCGATCCGCTGTGCGCCATCGCCATCACCGAGCCGGATTACGGATCGGACGTTGCTGGCCTGACCCTGCGTGGCACACGTTGCGAAGGAGGCTGGCTGCTCAATGGAGCGAAGACCTGGTGCACCTTCGCGGGCAAGGCCGGGGTACTGATGGTCGTGACTCGTACCGATCCGGACCGCAGCCTCGGGCATCGTGGCCTGAGTCTGCTGCTGGCGGAGAAGCCGTCCTATGATGGCCATGAATTTGACTATCACCAGCCCGGCGGTGGCCGTTTGAGCGGCCGAGCCATCCCGACCATCGGATACCGCGGCATGCACTCCTTCGACCTGTCGTTCGAGAACTTCTTCGTGCCGGACGCCAACGTCATCGGCGAACAGCAGGGGCTCGGCAAGGGCTTCTACTACACCATGTCCGGTATGACTGGCGGACGCATGCAGACCGCCGGGCGTGCCAGCGGCGTTATGCGCGCGGCGCTGCTTGCAGCCATCCGCTACGCCGGCGAGCGCAAGGTCTTTGGTGCGCCCCTGGCGAATTATCCCCTTAGCGCTGCCAAGCTGGTGAAGATGGCCGCGCGCTACGCGGCTAGCCGCTACCTCGCCTATTCGGTAGGACGCCGGCTGGCGCAGGGCGGGGCGAGCATGGAGGCCAGCTTGGTCAAGCTGTTCGCCTGCCGCAGCGCCGAACTGGTTACCCGCGAGGCCCTGCAAATTCACGGTGGTATGGGGTACGCGGAGGAGGTAGCGGTCAGCCGCTACTTTGTTGATGCACGGGTGCTGTCGATCTTCGAGGGCGCCGAAGAAACTCTGGCGCTGAAAGTGATCGGCCGCAGCTTGCTGGAGGCGGCGCTCGGCGCCGATGCTGCCTGA
- a CDS encoding enoyl-CoA hydratase/isomerase family protein produces the protein MSLRIDHPAPGVWRLLIDRPDKRNAIDHDVRQALIEALDSAVADLDCRALVLGGVDGMFSAGGDIASMSGLDELGARARMRHIHELCSRLQNLPVPVVAAAQGYCAGAGAGMALLADLIVAGPNSKFLFPFLRLGLAPDWGLLRTLPARVGQARARRLLMRGDAIGGEEAVRLGLADELVDDDVMEASLRMAQRLAELPREAFGRMKWRLANPAQSFAEELQREEDDQAVLLLGSDFQEGFAAFNEKREPRFHLRGESRDE, from the coding sequence ATGAGCCTGCGTATCGACCATCCCGCACCAGGCGTGTGGCGTTTGCTGATCGATCGCCCGGACAAGCGCAATGCAATCGACCACGATGTTCGCCAGGCGTTGATCGAGGCGCTGGACAGCGCTGTGGCCGACTTGGACTGTCGGGCATTGGTGCTCGGCGGCGTCGACGGCATGTTCTCCGCCGGTGGCGACATTGCCAGCATGTCCGGGCTCGACGAACTCGGGGCCCGGGCGCGGATGCGCCACATCCATGAGTTGTGCAGTCGTCTCCAGAACTTGCCCGTGCCCGTTGTGGCGGCAGCGCAGGGCTATTGCGCGGGGGCCGGCGCCGGGATGGCGCTGCTCGCCGACCTCATCGTCGCCGGTCCGAACAGCAAGTTTCTCTTTCCATTTCTGCGGCTTGGCCTGGCACCGGACTGGGGCCTGCTGCGCACGCTGCCGGCTCGGGTCGGACAGGCCCGTGCCCGGCGCCTGCTGATGCGCGGTGACGCGATCGGTGGAGAAGAGGCGGTGCGTCTTGGCCTTGCCGATGAGTTGGTCGACGACGACGTGATGGAGGCTTCGCTGCGGATGGCCCAGCGATTGGCCGAGCTGCCTAGGGAGGCGTTCGGCCGCATGAAGTGGCGCCTGGCCAACCCTGCGCAGAGTTTCGCGGAGGAGTTGCAGCGCGAGGAGGACGATCAGGCCGTGCTGCTGCTCGGCTCAGACTTCCAGGAAGGCTTCGCTGCGTTCAACGAGAAGCGTGAGCCGCGCTTCCACCTTCGGGGGGAGAGTCGCGATGAGTGA
- a CDS encoding FAS1-like dehydratase domain-containing protein: MTSIDIEYLRKWVGRERVRRDVLAPFPADALAAAFNREYPPGLAGALPPTWQWLYFNEPVHQRDTGSDGHPRTGSFLPPVPLPRRMWASGEFSYEHSICLGEPAEQRSVVSDVELKQGSTGALVFVTVEHRTEQRGELCLFEKQHLVYREMPAGPSPLPTGETPRAEAEFRVPFEADPVLLFRYSALTYNGHRIHYDRNYAMQQEHYPGLVVHGPLLATLLAEQVARQFPQERMINFRFRAVRPVFDFDRLQLCGRRNGDAVELWTVNQDGFVTMTATATLGVTP, translated from the coding sequence ATGACCAGTATCGATATTGAATACTTACGCAAATGGGTTGGCCGCGAACGCGTCCGCCGCGACGTACTTGCGCCGTTTCCGGCCGACGCATTGGCGGCAGCCTTCAATCGCGAGTATCCGCCGGGTCTAGCTGGTGCCCTTCCGCCCACTTGGCAGTGGCTGTACTTCAACGAGCCGGTTCACCAGCGTGACACTGGTTCTGATGGGCATCCCCGGACGGGCAGTTTTTTGCCTCCGGTGCCTCTGCCGCGACGCATGTGGGCATCTGGTGAGTTCTCCTATGAGCATTCGATATGCCTTGGCGAGCCCGCTGAACAACGTTCGGTGGTGAGTGATGTCGAGCTTAAGCAGGGTTCCACTGGCGCGCTGGTATTCGTCACCGTTGAGCATCGCACTGAGCAAAGAGGCGAGCTCTGTCTATTCGAAAAGCAGCATTTGGTCTACCGAGAGATGCCGGCAGGCCCATCGCCGCTGCCCACCGGGGAAACACCACGTGCCGAAGCGGAGTTTCGGGTTCCGTTCGAAGCTGACCCCGTGCTGCTATTCCGCTACAGCGCGCTGACATACAACGGTCACCGCATTCACTACGACCGAAACTACGCCATGCAGCAGGAGCATTATCCAGGGCTGGTGGTACACGGCCCTCTGCTGGCAACACTGTTGGCCGAGCAGGTGGCCAGGCAGTTCCCTCAGGAGCGCATGATCAATTTCCGTTTTCGGGCAGTCCGGCCGGTGTTTGACTTCGATCGGTTGCAGTTGTGCGGACGTCGCAATGGTGACGCGGTGGAGCTTTGGACTGTGAACCAGGACGGCTTCGTGACCATGACCGCAACTGCCACGCTAGGAGTAACGCCATGA
- a CDS encoding 3-hydroxyacyl-CoA dehydrogenase, translated as MSMSGIQSIAVIGAGTMGRGIVQLFAQTGHAVRCFDAVEGSAGKAVAFVAEMIERAVAKGRYSAEEGASIIGRVSACERIEELAGCDLAIEAVVEDLTVKRQLFQALEEVLGESAILASNTSSLMVADIAAACRRPERVAGLHFFNPVPLMKVAEVIAAVRTSAATVSALEVLVSAAGHRAVVAEDQPGFLVNHAGRGLYTEGLRILEERVAGVADVDRLMREAAGFRMGPFELLDLTGLDVSGKVMESIYQQFHQEPRFRPSTLVAPRIAAGLFGRKSGRGWYVYVNNEKQVPACPTVPELPDRLRVWVDPDADEHARLCGLVFEAGLELVEFSQNADLLILQFWGMDVSRYCAEHRLDATKAVAVDPLPRLDNHRTLMLSSMTRPEVRDAAHALLAKGGASVTVIGDSCGFVVQRVLATIVNIAADIAQRGIASVTDIEDAVRLGLGYPLGPLSLGDAIGSRKVMEILTRMHELTGDPRYRPSPWLARRASLGLPLVTAEADRT; from the coding sequence ATGAGCATGAGCGGCATTCAGAGCATCGCTGTGATTGGTGCCGGCACCATGGGGCGGGGCATCGTCCAGCTGTTCGCTCAGACGGGCCATGCTGTGCGATGTTTCGACGCCGTCGAAGGCTCAGCGGGCAAGGCCGTGGCGTTCGTCGCGGAGATGATCGAGCGAGCGGTAGCCAAGGGTCGATACAGCGCGGAGGAGGGTGCATCCATCATCGGGCGGGTGTCGGCCTGCGAGCGCATTGAGGAGCTGGCGGGATGCGACCTGGCCATCGAGGCGGTGGTCGAAGACCTGACGGTCAAGCGCCAGTTGTTTCAAGCTCTGGAGGAAGTCCTGGGTGAGTCGGCGATTCTAGCCAGCAATACTTCGTCGCTGATGGTCGCGGACATTGCCGCTGCCTGCCGTCGGCCCGAGCGGGTCGCCGGGCTGCACTTCTTCAATCCGGTGCCGTTGATGAAGGTCGCCGAAGTCATTGCCGCTGTGCGCACTTCCGCCGCGACTGTCTCTGCTCTCGAGGTATTGGTGAGCGCCGCCGGCCATCGCGCGGTGGTGGCTGAAGACCAGCCCGGCTTCCTGGTCAATCACGCTGGGAGGGGCCTGTATACCGAAGGTCTCCGGATTCTGGAAGAGCGTGTTGCTGGCGTGGCAGATGTCGATCGCCTGATGCGCGAGGCGGCCGGTTTCCGCATGGGGCCGTTCGAGCTGCTCGACCTCACCGGGTTGGACGTCTCGGGCAAGGTTATGGAGTCGATCTATCAGCAGTTCCATCAAGAGCCGCGCTTCCGGCCCTCCACCCTGGTCGCGCCTCGCATCGCCGCAGGTCTCTTCGGCCGTAAGAGCGGCCGTGGCTGGTATGTCTATGTCAACAATGAGAAACAGGTGCCAGCTTGCCCGACGGTACCCGAGCTGCCTGACAGGCTACGGGTCTGGGTGGATCCGGATGCTGACGAACATGCGAGGCTCTGCGGACTGGTATTCGAAGCTGGTTTGGAACTCGTCGAGTTCTCGCAGAACGCCGATCTGCTGATCCTGCAGTTCTGGGGAATGGATGTCAGTCGCTATTGTGCCGAACACCGTTTGGATGCGACCAAGGCCGTGGCCGTAGACCCATTGCCCAGACTGGACAATCACCGGACCCTGATGCTGTCCAGTATGACTCGCCCAGAGGTGCGCGATGCTGCTCACGCATTGCTGGCGAAGGGGGGTGCATCCGTCACCGTGATCGGCGATAGCTGTGGTTTTGTCGTGCAGCGGGTGTTGGCCACAATCGTCAATATCGCTGCGGATATCGCCCAGCGTGGTATCGCCAGCGTTACCGATATCGAGGATGCGGTACGCCTTGGTCTCGGCTATCCGCTGGGGCCGTTGAGCCTGGGCGACGCCATCGGTTCCAGGAAGGTGATGGAGATCCTCACGCGCATGCATGAGCTGACCGGCGACCCTCGTTATCGCCCCAGCCCCTGGCTCGCACGCCGCGCTTCGTTGGGCTTACCGCTAGTGACGGCAGAGGCGGACCGCACATGA
- a CDS encoding HpcH/HpaI aldolase/citrate lyase family protein: MSRTAPVWRSLIFVPAHVGKFVSKVHERGADACILDLEDSVPLAHKSEARAVAQVASRAIDDRGMDVLVRINTLETGGLDDLQAIVSPALRAVVVPKVASAEAVRVIAALLERMEPEFGVPDGQIGLIAQIEDVAALPMLDEIATSSPRLLGMSLGPEDFCVSAGIEPVPETLYGPNQQVAFACRRAGILPFGFPGSISDFSDLQGFRETVVKARQLGMVGAFCIHPAQVAVLNEVLTPSSAEVEFAEGVLAELDLALAEGRGAFAYRGRMIDAPVIARAQEVLARHRAIYKRRMPAVDH; the protein is encoded by the coding sequence ATGAGCCGAACTGCGCCAGTCTGGCGCTCGTTGATATTCGTGCCCGCTCATGTCGGAAAGTTCGTCTCCAAAGTACACGAGCGTGGCGCGGATGCCTGCATCCTCGATTTGGAGGACAGCGTGCCACTCGCGCACAAGTCCGAGGCTCGCGCCGTTGCCCAGGTAGCCTCACGTGCCATCGATGACCGTGGAATGGACGTGCTGGTGCGCATAAATACGCTGGAGACCGGTGGCCTGGACGATCTGCAGGCGATTGTCAGCCCTGCGTTGCGGGCTGTGGTCGTGCCCAAGGTGGCCTCCGCTGAGGCGGTGCGTGTGATAGCCGCGCTGCTCGAACGTATGGAGCCAGAGTTTGGCGTTCCGGATGGGCAGATCGGCCTCATCGCGCAGATCGAAGACGTGGCGGCACTGCCAATGCTCGACGAGATCGCTACGTCATCGCCTCGCCTGTTGGGGATGAGTCTGGGGCCCGAGGACTTCTGCGTGTCCGCAGGTATCGAGCCGGTGCCGGAAACACTCTATGGGCCTAATCAGCAGGTGGCCTTCGCCTGCCGCCGCGCCGGCATTTTGCCGTTCGGTTTCCCAGGCTCCATCAGCGATTTCAGCGACCTGCAGGGCTTCCGCGAGACCGTCGTAAAGGCGCGCCAGCTGGGCATGGTAGGTGCCTTCTGTATCCACCCTGCCCAGGTCGCAGTGCTCAATGAGGTGCTGACTCCCAGCAGCGCGGAAGTTGAGTTTGCCGAGGGGGTGCTGGCCGAACTCGATCTTGCTCTCGCCGAAGGCCGCGGAGCTTTCGCCTACCGTGGCCGGATGATCGATGCCCCGGTTATCGCGAGGGCGCAGGAGGTACTTGCCCGCCACCGTGCCATTTACAAGCGCCGCATGCCGGCGGTTGACCACTGA
- a CDS encoding enoyl-CoA hydratase-related protein, with protein MSDPVSVQREGAVAILRLGREEKRNALDLTMRAAIASALDELQRDETVAVIIISGGDKVFAAGADLNLLVDKGAQDVAELDLGQYWAPLVRCQKPVVAAVSGVALGAGCELAMMCDLIVADRTARFGQPEIRVGIMPGAGGTQRLLRAVGKPVASLLLMTGETLGAERAAQLGLVSELVEEGPALERAYALAQVIAGMPPKALRAIKRTLALGADQPLEVALALENREFLLLFDTQDKTEGMRAFLDKRAPNYKGK; from the coding sequence ATGAGTGACCCGGTGAGTGTGCAGCGCGAGGGCGCTGTGGCGATCCTGCGCCTTGGACGTGAAGAGAAACGCAATGCGTTGGATCTGACGATGCGCGCCGCGATTGCCAGTGCGCTGGATGAGTTGCAGCGCGATGAAACGGTGGCCGTGATCATCATCAGCGGTGGAGACAAGGTGTTCGCTGCCGGGGCTGACCTCAACCTGCTGGTGGACAAGGGAGCCCAGGACGTCGCCGAACTGGACCTGGGCCAGTATTGGGCCCCCTTGGTTCGTTGCCAGAAACCGGTTGTTGCCGCGGTTAGCGGCGTTGCCCTGGGGGCCGGTTGCGAGCTGGCGATGATGTGCGACCTGATCGTCGCGGACCGCACGGCTCGCTTTGGTCAACCCGAAATCCGTGTCGGCATCATGCCTGGTGCCGGTGGCACCCAGCGCTTGCTCCGGGCTGTGGGCAAACCGGTGGCTAGCCTGCTGCTGATGACTGGCGAGACGCTTGGCGCCGAGCGTGCCGCGCAGCTTGGCCTTGTCAGCGAACTGGTCGAAGAGGGTCCAGCCTTGGAACGTGCCTATGCCCTGGCTCAGGTGATAGCTGGCATGCCGCCAAAGGCCTTGCGTGCCATCAAGCGAACCCTCGCGCTTGGTGCTGACCAGCCGCTGGAGGTGGCGCTGGCGCTGGAGAACCGTGAATTCCTGCTGCTGTTCGACACCCAGGACAAAACCGAAGGCATGCGTGCCTTTCTCGACAAGCGCGCACCGAACTACAAGGGGAAATGA